From a region of the Hymenobacter jejuensis genome:
- the murA gene encoding UDP-N-acetylglucosamine 1-carboxyvinyltransferase — MAAFEVIGGQPLKGEIVPQGAKNEALQILCAVLLTSEPVTISNIPDIRDVNKLIELLRDMGVKVGKLSTDTYRFQADDVHLDYLDSEQFAAQGRALRGSVMILGPMLSRFGRCQLPKPGGDKIGRRPLDTHFLGLEKLGGKLTLEGTDFYKISAENGLKGAYMLLDEASVTGTANIVMAAVLAQGTTTIYNAACEPYLQQLCKMLVRMGAKINGIGSNLLTIEGVEVLGGTEHRMLPDMIEIGSFIGLAAMTGSEITIKDCQIPELGLIPDTFRKLGIELEFRGDDIFVPAQDHYELATYLDGSILTISDHTWPGLTPDLLSVLLVVATQAKGTVLIHQKMFESRLFFVDKLIDMGAQIILCDPHRATVIGLDQRNKLRGITMTSPDIRAGVALLIAALSADGRSVIENVEQIDRGYQFIDKRLAALGAHIKRL; from the coding sequence ATGGCCGCATTTGAAGTAATCGGTGGGCAACCGCTGAAGGGCGAGATCGTGCCCCAAGGAGCTAAAAACGAAGCGCTCCAAATCCTGTGTGCCGTGTTGCTCACCTCTGAGCCCGTCACCATTAGCAACATCCCCGACATTCGCGACGTCAACAAACTCATTGAGTTGTTGCGCGACATGGGCGTGAAAGTTGGCAAGTTATCCACCGACACCTACCGGTTCCAGGCTGATGACGTTCATCTGGATTACCTTGATTCTGAGCAGTTTGCCGCGCAGGGCCGAGCGTTGCGTGGGTCGGTCATGATTCTGGGGCCCATGCTGTCGCGCTTTGGCCGGTGCCAGCTTCCTAAGCCCGGCGGTGATAAAATTGGTCGTCGGCCGCTAGACACTCACTTTCTGGGCCTTGAAAAACTTGGTGGCAAGCTCACACTTGAGGGTACTGATTTTTACAAGATTTCCGCTGAGAATGGCTTAAAAGGAGCATATATGCTCCTCGACGAAGCCTCAGTGACGGGCACCGCAAACATTGTAATGGCCGCCGTGCTGGCACAAGGCACCACCACCATTTACAACGCTGCCTGCGAACCGTATTTGCAGCAGCTTTGCAAAATGCTGGTACGAATGGGTGCCAAAATCAATGGCATCGGCTCGAACTTGCTGACCATCGAAGGCGTGGAAGTATTGGGGGGCACAGAACACCGCATGCTGCCCGATATGATCGAAATTGGCTCCTTCATTGGCCTTGCCGCCATGACCGGCTCCGAGATCACGATCAAAGATTGCCAAATCCCGGAGCTGGGCCTGATTCCGGATACGTTCCGCAAGCTGGGCATTGAGCTTGAATTCCGCGGCGACGACATTTTCGTGCCCGCTCAGGATCATTATGAACTGGCCACCTACCTCGACGGCAGCATTCTAACGATCTCCGACCATACGTGGCCGGGCCTTACCCCTGATTTGCTGAGTGTGCTGCTGGTGGTAGCTACGCAGGCCAAAGGCACGGTACTCATTCACCAGAAGATGTTTGAGTCGCGTTTGTTCTTCGTTGACAAGCTCATCGATATGGGCGCACAAATTATCCTTTGCGACCCGCACCGGGCTACCGTCATCGGCTTGGACCAGCGCAACAAGCTACGCGGCATCACTATGACTTCGCCGGATATTCGGGCGGGCGTTGCCTTGCTAATCGCGGCTCTGTCGGCCGATGGCCGCAGCGTCATCGAGAACGTGGAGCAAATTGACCGTGGTTATCAGTTCATTGACAAGCGGTTGGCGGCGCTTGGGGCACATATTAAACGCCTCTAG
- a CDS encoding phage holin family protein, which translates to MGFILKLLLTAILTYLLAKFLPGAHLDGFTSALWLVLVLAILNAIVKPILKILGFPITVLTLGLFLLVINAVIVLLADYLLSGFAVDGFLSALIFSIALSLVTSVVDMLID; encoded by the coding sequence ATGGGCTTTATACTCAAACTGTTGCTAACGGCCATCCTGACGTACTTGCTGGCCAAGTTTTTACCTGGAGCACACCTAGATGGCTTTACGAGCGCTTTGTGGCTGGTGCTGGTACTGGCCATCCTAAACGCCATCGTGAAGCCTATCCTGAAGATCCTGGGTTTCCCGATTACGGTTCTCACGCTGGGGCTTTTCTTGCTGGTAATCAACGCCGTAATCGTGTTGCTGGCCGATTATCTGTTGTCTGGCTTTGCTGTAGACGGCTTCTTATCCGCCTTGATTTTCAGCATTGCGCTCTCCCTTGTGACATCGGTAGTGGATATGCTAATTGATTGA
- a CDS encoding agmatinase family protein: protein MTSSSESSLEQKLANFDPNALGDASGGVYGLPFTVDEAQVVVVPVPWEVTVSYGAGTAKGPAAIRDASFQVDLYDPDIPDAWRLGLAMEDDDETWAHASNELRPQAANYIGWLEDGMPATKGATLGAVPAQVTAKGKELLEWLKQKTGAYLDAGKGVVVLGGDHSTPLGYLHALAERHEEFGILQIDAHCDLRPAYEGFEYSHASIMYNALQLPQVKKLVQVGIRDLCQQEAEFVDESKGRVVMFQSRFLRDSMYAGKSWKKQCNKIIAQLPPKVYLSFDIDGLDPKLCPGTGTPVPGGLEFEEALYLIRKVVRSGREIIGCDLNEVAPGDTDWNGVVGARLLYHLCNWMAVSQGRIAARDIDIAEKEE from the coding sequence ATGACTTCTTCCTCCGAATCCAGTCTTGAGCAAAAGCTTGCCAATTTCGATCCCAATGCGCTGGGCGATGCCTCGGGCGGCGTGTACGGGTTGCCTTTTACCGTGGACGAAGCCCAGGTAGTAGTAGTGCCAGTGCCGTGGGAAGTCACGGTTTCGTATGGCGCAGGCACGGCAAAGGGGCCGGCGGCCATCCGGGATGCTTCCTTCCAAGTCGATCTCTACGATCCGGACATTCCGGATGCGTGGCGCTTAGGCCTGGCCATGGAAGACGACGACGAAACGTGGGCACACGCCAGCAACGAGCTGCGGCCGCAAGCTGCCAACTACATTGGGTGGCTGGAAGACGGCATGCCGGCCACGAAAGGCGCAACGCTGGGGGCAGTGCCTGCTCAGGTCACGGCGAAGGGAAAGGAATTGCTCGAATGGCTTAAGCAGAAAACCGGGGCTTACCTCGACGCCGGCAAAGGGGTAGTGGTGCTCGGGGGCGACCACAGTACGCCGCTTGGATACCTGCACGCGTTGGCCGAACGGCACGAGGAATTCGGCATTTTGCAAATCGACGCGCACTGCGATTTGCGTCCGGCCTACGAAGGCTTCGAGTATTCGCACGCCTCCATCATGTACAATGCGTTGCAACTGCCGCAGGTCAAGAAACTGGTGCAGGTAGGCATTCGCGATCTGTGTCAGCAGGAAGCCGAGTTTGTCGATGAGTCGAAAGGCCGCGTGGTGATGTTCCAAAGCCGATTTCTGCGCGACAGCATGTACGCTGGCAAATCGTGGAAGAAACAGTGCAACAAAATCATTGCGCAGCTGCCGCCCAAAGTTTATTTAAGCTTCGATATCGACGGCTTAGACCCTAAGCTGTGCCCCGGCACTGGCACGCCCGTCCCCGGCGGACTAGAGTTTGAAGAAGCCCTGTATCTGATTCGCAAAGTGGTGCGGTCGGGCCGCGAGATCATTGGTTGCGACCTCAACGAAGTTGCCCCCGGCGATACCGACTGGAACGGCGTCGTAGGTGCCCGCCTGCTTTATCACCTCTGCAATTGGATGGCCGTGTCGCAAGGCCGCATCGCCGCCCGCGACATCGACATCGCCGAGAAAGAGGAGTAG
- a CDS encoding chemotaxis protein CheC produces MDLHMTELERDIIREILNIGLARAADSFAVIAQEKVLLEVPNLDIVPGRSILDRVHEYEGSHAIIQSDIKGEFNGTTLMFFSGQHVQRLSRVCLRMNVPDSIEIDAMQESLLLEISNIITGALVTQLANILKAHIYGAPPRAPRGNIADSLKSLIFNQPMVQPLIFSVITQFSDKENSVELPLMLFFDRNTFIKILDIIRTYDFLGGQPAV; encoded by the coding sequence ATGGATTTGCACATGACGGAGCTGGAGCGGGACATCATCCGCGAAATTCTGAACATTGGCTTGGCGAGGGCTGCTGATTCCTTCGCCGTCATTGCGCAGGAGAAAGTGCTGCTTGAAGTTCCGAACCTGGATATTGTACCCGGACGAAGCATTCTGGACAGAGTGCACGAATACGAGGGATCACACGCCATCATTCAGTCCGATATCAAAGGCGAATTCAACGGTACTACGCTCATGTTTTTTTCGGGGCAGCATGTGCAGCGCCTCTCGCGGGTTTGCTTGCGCATGAATGTTCCCGATTCCATCGAAATTGATGCGATGCAGGAATCGTTGTTGCTGGAAATCAGCAACATCATCACCGGCGCTTTGGTAACGCAGCTGGCCAACATCCTCAAGGCCCACATTTACGGCGCGCCGCCGCGGGCACCGCGCGGCAACATCGCCGACTCGCTAAAAAGCCTGATTTTCAATCAGCCCATGGTGCAGCCGCTCATTTTCTCGGTAATCACCCAATTTTCTGACAAAGAAAATTCCGTGGAATTGCCCCTGATGCTCTTTTTCGACCGTAATACATTTATCAAAATCCTCGATATCATTCGTACGTACGATTTCTTGGGCGGCCAACCGGCTGTCTAA
- a CDS encoding chemotaxis protein CheA, giving the protein MAEALEYYDSMGRHISELEKNPADERALNELFRLMHNLKANARAMGYADIGEVAHGMETIFGLIRSKEREFAGSIVPVLFAGVDALGDMIRAVDENNPTPNVEALQANLDRLVRGEEPDIEDVDNSDENANRKLELSDLVYIQIKKLDHLMNLVGELIIDRDRILTLSQEIGSPALQTAATHLFRIADELQYSVMDARLVNVGSLFNKFPRVVRDVATAENKEIELVLNGQDIQIDRNILQIITDALLHLVRNAIGHGIETPAERQKAGKPARGKLTINAQTERDDVLIHVSDDGRGINIESVRRKAVERGLTTAEAAAGLDDNAVRAFLFEPGFSMAKEVTEISGRGVGLDVVKLAIDSLGGQLRVDSVLGQGTTFTLVLPTSIAVKGALLFELEERSYAIPLMHTDSVVSLWPDQLHVVGGLLLAEVMGENVPVVDLRRLLHNSDGPLPLATREELRGRQEIIIVNYNNRKLGLIVDRFLRQQNIVIKPMSKPLDTIDLFGGVTVLGSGQVCLVLDVPALTRLFLAKRP; this is encoded by the coding sequence ATGGCGGAAGCACTCGAGTATTATGACTCGATGGGCCGCCACATCAGCGAGTTAGAGAAAAACCCTGCGGACGAACGTGCACTTAATGAGCTATTCCGGCTCATGCACAACCTAAAGGCCAATGCACGCGCCATGGGCTACGCCGACATCGGTGAGGTAGCCCACGGCATGGAAACCATTTTTGGCCTCATCCGAAGCAAAGAGCGCGAATTTGCGGGCTCCATCGTGCCGGTATTATTTGCTGGGGTCGATGCGCTGGGCGACATGATCCGGGCGGTTGACGAAAATAACCCGACGCCGAATGTGGAGGCCTTGCAAGCCAACCTCGATCGGCTGGTGCGTGGGGAAGAGCCTGATATTGAGGATGTTGATAATTCCGATGAGAATGCTAACCGCAAGTTAGAGCTGTCAGATCTGGTGTATATCCAGATCAAAAAGCTCGATCATCTGATGAATCTGGTGGGCGAGCTGATTATCGACCGGGACCGCATTCTTACCCTTAGCCAGGAAATAGGAAGCCCCGCCCTTCAAACCGCTGCGACTCACCTGTTCCGCATTGCCGACGAGCTACAGTACAGCGTTATGGACGCGCGCTTGGTGAACGTTGGATCGTTGTTCAATAAATTTCCCCGTGTCGTCCGGGACGTTGCCACGGCAGAGAACAAGGAAATCGAGTTGGTACTGAACGGTCAGGATATTCAAATTGACCGTAACATTCTCCAAATCATCACGGACGCACTGCTTCACTTAGTGCGCAACGCCATCGGACACGGTATTGAGACGCCGGCAGAGCGGCAGAAAGCAGGGAAGCCAGCGCGTGGTAAGCTCACCATCAACGCCCAAACCGAACGTGACGACGTTTTGATTCACGTCTCTGATGACGGCCGCGGCATCAACATAGAAAGCGTACGGCGCAAAGCCGTTGAACGAGGTCTGACCACTGCTGAGGCCGCTGCTGGCTTAGATGACAATGCAGTGCGGGCTTTTCTTTTCGAGCCTGGATTTTCAATGGCGAAGGAAGTCACCGAGATTTCGGGGCGCGGCGTCGGGCTCGATGTCGTAAAGCTGGCCATCGATTCACTTGGTGGTCAGTTGCGGGTAGATTCGGTATTGGGCCAGGGTACAACTTTCACGCTAGTATTGCCTACTTCCATTGCCGTAAAGGGGGCTCTGTTGTTTGAGTTGGAAGAACGCAGCTACGCGATTCCGCTCATGCATACCGATTCTGTTGTTTCGCTATGGCCTGACCAACTGCACGTTGTGGGAGGTTTGTTGCTGGCTGAAGTAATGGGGGAGAACGTACCCGTAGTAGATTTGCGCCGCCTGCTTCACAACAGCGACGGTCCGTTGCCACTGGCTACCCGCGAGGAGCTACGCGGTCGGCAAGAGATCATCATTGTTAATTATAATAACCGCAAGTTGGGATTGATTGTTGACCGGTTTCTGCGCCAGCAGAACATCGTAATCAAGCCCATGAGCAAGCCATTGGATACCATCGATTTGTTCGGTGGTGTTACGGTGCTGGGCAGCGGACAAGTATGTTTGGTGCTGGATGTCCCGGCCCTAACTCGACTTTTCTTAGCCAAGCGACCATAA
- a CDS encoding chemotaxis protein CheB gives MPHLTSPFTILLGNLPVFVRLELTKLLRAQTDLQVTGVAGNATELVTMARRLRPGLVVIGEEQLLDLEQLARQYAVPVLIYSATTLLGGALREAARWHVYDVIKPLLPANDPGYSDWRRELLRKIRAAKPQLIAATQAVVARRAQVTALPNSIVLIGASTGGSAAVEALIRSFPASISCAVIIAVHLPAHFTLSLVERLSKVTTLPIAVAHTGTRLEAGKILVAPGGYNITVRPVSDSPWQAWETALTSEYVSGYDEPSINLLMQSAAATAGRKVLGVVLTGLGQDGTLGALSIRQHGGTVLAQNEATSAVFGMPKSVIEAGYANAVLPLSEIAEFIQRFSAALRLKRPLPISAPLHAA, from the coding sequence GTGCCCCACCTTACTTCTCCTTTCACAATTTTGCTCGGTAACCTGCCCGTGTTTGTGCGGCTGGAGCTTACCAAATTGCTACGCGCACAGACCGATTTACAGGTGACGGGCGTAGCAGGTAATGCGACCGAGTTAGTAACCATGGCCCGGCGCCTGCGGCCGGGACTGGTTGTGATAGGAGAAGAGCAACTTCTGGATCTGGAGCAGTTGGCACGCCAGTATGCCGTGCCGGTTTTGATATACAGCGCCACCACGTTGCTTGGGGGCGCTTTGCGCGAAGCTGCCCGGTGGCATGTGTACGACGTTATCAAGCCTTTGCTGCCTGCGAACGACCCCGGGTATTCCGATTGGCGACGGGAACTGTTGCGCAAAATTAGGGCTGCCAAGCCTCAACTTATCGCCGCAACTCAGGCCGTGGTAGCGCGTCGGGCTCAGGTAACTGCGCTACCCAATAGCATCGTGCTAATCGGGGCTTCTACGGGGGGCTCGGCGGCAGTCGAAGCCTTGATACGTTCTTTTCCCGCTTCGATTTCGTGTGCCGTGATCATTGCGGTGCACCTGCCGGCTCACTTCACGCTTTCATTAGTTGAGCGGCTGAGCAAGGTTACCACGCTGCCGATTGCCGTTGCGCATACGGGTACCCGACTGGAAGCTGGAAAAATACTTGTGGCTCCGGGAGGTTATAACATTACGGTGCGCCCTGTGTCCGACAGCCCTTGGCAAGCGTGGGAAACGGCTCTGACATCTGAATACGTATCCGGCTATGATGAGCCTTCCATCAATTTGCTGATGCAATCTGCAGCCGCAACTGCGGGTCGCAAGGTGCTGGGAGTTGTGCTGACTGGGCTCGGGCAGGATGGCACACTTGGGGCGCTTAGCATCCGGCAGCACGGTGGCACGGTGCTCGCGCAAAACGAAGCTACCTCCGCTGTCTTCGGCATGCCTAAGTCGGTGATCGAAGCCGGTTATGCCAATGCCGTGTTACCGCTCTCCGAAATAGCCGAGTTTATTCAGCGATTTTCGGCTGCTCTGCGTCTGAAGCGACCTTTGCCAATTTCTGCTCCTCTACACGCCGCCTAA
- a CDS encoding response regulator, translated as MKNRILIVDDSFYMRTMLKNMLSDAGYDVVGEAANGQQAVEMAIDTKPDLITLDVILPDNTGLDVLKSIRQEQPDVKVVMCSAVGQEVIVNEALESGATAYIVKPFSEEKVLEIVGGALQGPESDPV; from the coding sequence ATGAAAAATCGCATTCTCATCGTGGACGACTCCTTTTACATGCGCACGATGCTTAAAAATATGCTTTCTGATGCTGGCTACGACGTAGTTGGCGAAGCTGCCAACGGTCAGCAAGCAGTAGAAATGGCAATTGACACCAAGCCCGACCTGATTACTCTAGATGTAATTCTGCCCGACAACACAGGCTTGGATGTCCTCAAGAGCATCCGTCAGGAGCAGCCCGATGTGAAAGTTGTAATGTGCAGTGCCGTAGGCCAGGAAGTGATTGTGAATGAGGCACTTGAAAGCGGTGCTACTGCTTACATCGTAAAGCCCTTCTCGGAAGAAAAAGTACTGGAAATCGTTGGGGGCGCGCTTCAGGGTCCTGAGTCGGACCCAGTATAG
- a CDS encoding chemotaxis protein CheW, whose protein sequence is MHRQLLAFTIFCTADKVVTDEKKTSKPDALLQLIVFRLGEEEYGIRIEQVKEVTITPEVARMPKTPAFVKGIANLRGDIIAIIDLEERFALRSKGQEIPTVSYTLAIEAKDYTIGIVVREVPQPLTIPVSAIEKAPELIQDINIHDKYIEGIARVESRIIIVLDMLKLLTPSEIMQLQPKGESSSSTARTKA, encoded by the coding sequence ATGCATCGGCAGTTACTTGCTTTTACCATCTTTTGCACGGCTGATAAAGTGGTGACTGACGAGAAAAAAACTTCCAAACCCGACGCTCTTCTGCAACTGATCGTGTTCCGATTGGGCGAAGAAGAATACGGCATTCGCATTGAACAGGTAAAAGAAGTAACGATTACTCCGGAAGTAGCTCGGATGCCCAAAACGCCTGCTTTTGTAAAAGGCATTGCCAATTTGCGGGGCGACATCATCGCCATCATTGACCTCGAAGAGCGTTTTGCGCTGCGTTCGAAGGGACAGGAGATACCTACGGTAAGCTACACGCTTGCAATCGAAGCCAAGGATTATACCATTGGAATTGTGGTGCGGGAAGTGCCGCAACCGCTGACCATTCCGGTTTCTGCGATCGAGAAAGCTCCGGAGTTGATTCAGGACATCAACATCCACGACAAATACATTGAAGGAATTGCTCGGGTCGAAAGCCGGATTATCATTGTATTGGATATGCTGAAGTTGCTGACGCCCTCAGAAATCATGCAGTTGCAGCCCAAAGGAGAATCTTCGTCTAGCACTGCCCGTACAAAAGCCTGA